TCGCTGCAAATAACCACCAAGGAGAAGATGTTCGTTGACTGTCATTCCTGGAAAAATACCTCGACCCTGTGGGACATATCCAACTCCCTTCCGAGCAATCAGCTCTGGTTGCAAGTTCGTGATTTCATTTCCGAATAGTATAATTTTACCACTACTAGCGCGAATTAATCCAATTATTGTTTTAACGAACGTAGATTTACCAACACCATTTCTACCAATAACACCAACAATTTCATTTGTAAGAATATTCACTGAAATATCACGTACAACAGTTGCAGTTCCGTACCCACTACATACACCTAGGGTAGTCAAGATAGATGACTCATTCATTTCAGTGCCCAAGATATATATTTTTCACCTCAGCATTGTTGAGAGTAGACTGTAAGTTACCCTCATAAAAAACACTGCCTTGGTGCATAACAGTTATCTTTTCAGCAATTTGCTTGATGAATTTAAGATCATGTTCAACAACAATTGTTGTTAGACCATGTTTTTTACATAATTTGACAGCGTTAGCAGTCATACCTGTTTCCTTCTCTGCTAGTCCTGCTGTAGGTTCATCAAGTAATAGAACATCAGCACCTGTGTGGATAACCATCAGAATTTCTAACCATTGCAAGTGATGATGAGCAAGATTTTTGGCAGGAAAATTGGAGTTGATTGAAAAATCAAATAATTCGATTAACTCTTTCAATAATTTGCTCTTCTCATCAGAATGATGTCCAGTTGAAAATCCCGAAGCGATTTCAATATTTTCTCTCACTGAAAGATTATTGTACGCTCGAATAGTCTGAAAGGTCATCCCTAGGCCGAGCCGAACTCTAGCGCTAGGTTCAAATTTTGAAATCTCTATTCCTTTAACAATGACAGTACCACCATCTAGTTTGGTGAGGCCAAAAAGAGCTTTGAAAAGGGTTGATTTTCCAGCTCCATTAGGACCAATAACACATCTGATTTCATTTTTCTCAACCTTAAAATTCACATCTGATAGTGCTGACACACCACCAAATTTCTTATTCAGATTATTCGTTTCAATGATTTTTTCCATATACCAAAGCGGTTTCGACAGAGTAAATTTCGATATCTAAGGATTCCTAGTTTTTTTTAAAAATTTCGTCAGCTTTATAAAATTGCTCCATAATGTTACAAAAACTCCATCCCTAAACAACATTATCGAGATAACTGCTGCTGTACCAATGAAAATTAGTGAAAGCTGGTTACCTTGTGTAGAAAGTGTGAATGCAAACCAAGTCATTCCAATCGTAGACAAGGAAACAGCCAACAAACTTGAACGCCCTCCAATTGCTGCCCAGATAACAGGCTGTGCAGCCGCTACTAGACCTAGTTGACTTGGGGTTATGTAATTACCCCATTGAACGTATAAAATCCCACTTACTGAAGCAAGAGCAGCCGCTAGTACAAAAACAAAAAACTGCCATTTTCTAATATCATATCCAAGAACCTCTGTCCTCAGTGCATCCTCACGAATTGCAACTATTATTGAACCATATCTAGAATTGATAAAAATTCTTAGGATGATAAAAATAAGAGAAACAAAAACAAGTACATAGTAGTAGAAAGAATACC
The window above is part of the SAR324 cluster bacterium genome. Proteins encoded here:
- a CDS encoding ATP-binding cassette domain-containing protein, which produces MEKIIETNNLNKKFGGVSALSDVNFKVEKNEIRCVIGPNGAGKSTLFKALFGLTKLDGGTVIVKGIEISKFEPSARVRLGLGMTFQTIRAYNNLSVRENIEIASGFSTGHHSDEKSKLLKELIELFDFSINSNFPAKNLAHHHLQWLEILMVIHTGADVLLLDEPTAGLAEKETGMTANAVKLCKKHGLTTIVVEHDLKFIKQIAEKITVMHQGSVFYEGNLQSTLNNAEVKNIYLGH